One genomic segment of Roseovarius carneus includes these proteins:
- a CDS encoding tyrosine recombinase: MSAGWIPLFLEAQAAEQGAAENTLAAYARDLADFAGWLGAKSLDPARAQQADIEHYLVDLEAQGLAKATRARRLSAIKQLYRFAFEDRLREDNPAMRIKGPGRDKRLPKTLSEEEVDLLLDAARHVGRSPADRARNTCLMELLYATGMRVTELVSLPASAARGDPNMLMIKGKGGKERMVPLSPPARVALADWLDLRDAAQDAARMQGKPPSPYLFPSGGALGHLTRHRFYALIKELSVAGGVPPSKVTPHTLRHAFATHLLANGADLMAIQSLLGHADVATTEIYTHVLEARLQQLVLDHHPLSDKSSGESSG; the protein is encoded by the coding sequence ATGAGCGCGGGCTGGATCCCCCTCTTTCTGGAGGCGCAGGCCGCAGAGCAGGGCGCCGCCGAGAACACGCTGGCCGCCTATGCCCGCGACCTGGCGGATTTCGCAGGCTGGCTGGGGGCCAAATCGCTTGATCCGGCACGCGCACAGCAGGCCGATATCGAGCATTACCTCGTGGATCTTGAGGCGCAGGGCCTTGCCAAAGCCACCCGCGCCCGGCGGCTCTCGGCGATCAAACAGCTCTACCGCTTTGCCTTTGAGGATCGCCTGCGCGAGGATAACCCGGCCATGCGCATCAAGGGACCGGGCCGTGACAAACGCCTGCCCAAGACTCTGAGCGAGGAAGAGGTGGACCTGCTTCTCGACGCCGCGCGCCATGTGGGCCGCAGCCCGGCGGACCGTGCGCGAAACACATGCTTGATGGAACTTCTTTACGCCACCGGCATGCGCGTGACCGAGCTTGTCTCGCTGCCCGCCTCCGCGGCGCGGGGCGATCCCAACATGCTGATGATCAAGGGCAAGGGGGGCAAGGAACGGATGGTCCCCCTTTCGCCGCCCGCGCGCGTGGCCCTTGCAGACTGGCTCGACCTGCGCGACGCGGCACAGGACGCAGCACGGATGCAGGGCAAACCGCCCTCGCCCTATCTTTTCCCGTCGGGCGGCGCTCTGGGCCACCTTACCCGCCACAGGTTCTATGCGCTGATCAAGGAGCTGAGCGTTGCGGGCGGTGTGCCCCCGTCCAAGGTCACGCCGCATACCTTGCGCCACGCCTTTGCCACGCATCTTCTGGCCAATGGTGCAGACCTCATGGCGATCCAGAGCCTTCTGGGCCACGCCGATGTTGCCACAACCGAGATCTATACCCATGTGCTGGAGGCCCGGCTGCAACAGCTGGTCCTCGACCATCACCCGTTGTCGGACAAATCATCCGGGGAAAGTTCAGGGTAA
- a CDS encoding shikimate kinase: MVGMMGSGKTAVGRALACSLGVPFRDSDAEIEAAAAMSVAEIFARDGEAFFRERETEVIDRLLEAGCGVLSTGGGAFLVARNRALISKKGVSVWLNADLPLLWSRVKHKDTRPLLRTPDPRGTLKALYEARVPVYAEADLEVVSRAEYSIDMMAEKVLEALGRRPDVLEAAT, from the coding sequence ATGGTGGGGATGATGGGCTCTGGGAAAACTGCCGTTGGGCGGGCATTGGCCTGCTCTTTGGGGGTGCCATTTCGAGATTCGGATGCCGAGATTGAGGCCGCCGCCGCCATGAGCGTCGCCGAGATTTTTGCCCGCGACGGTGAGGCGTTTTTCCGGGAGCGCGAGACCGAGGTGATCGACCGTCTGCTGGAGGCGGGGTGCGGGGTATTGTCCACCGGCGGTGGTGCGTTTCTCGTGGCGCGTAATCGGGCACTGATCTCCAAGAAAGGCGTGTCGGTGTGGCTCAATGCCGATCTGCCGCTCCTGTGGAGCCGGGTGAAACACAAAGATACCCGCCCACTTTTGCGCACGCCTGATCCTCGCGGAACACTCAAGGCGCTCTATGAGGCCCGCGTGCCGGTCTATGCCGAAGCAGATCTGGAAGTGGTGAGCCGGGCGGAATATTCTATCGACATGATGGCTGAGAAAGTGCTTGAGGCTTTGGGTCGCCGACCCGACGTTCTGGAGGCCGCAACATGA
- the aroB gene encoding 3-dehydroquinate synthase — protein sequence MSDIVHVPLGDRAYDVHVGPGLLGRSGEMISPLLRRPRVAVVTDETVGALHLETLRAGLAAAGISMEALALPPGESTKSWPQLERTVSWLLDQRVERGDVVVAFGGGVIGDLVGFAAAILRRGVRFVQVPTSLLAQVDSSVGGKTGINARQGKNLIGAFHQPSLVLADTDVLGTLRPRDYLAGYGEVVKYGLLGDAAFFDWLEVEGPRAAAGDMAARIAAVRRSVEMKSEIVVRDETEQGDRALLNLGHTFCHALEAATGYSNRLLHGEGVAIGCAMAFELSARLGLCSQEAPSRVRAHLREMGMKVDLTDIAGDLPDAKGLLALMAQDKKVVDGQLRFILARDIGAAFVTSDVPRDAVLGVLQDALSLR from the coding sequence ATGAGCGATATTGTCCATGTCCCGCTTGGGGATCGCGCTTATGACGTGCATGTGGGCCCCGGATTGCTGGGCCGCTCGGGCGAGATGATCTCGCCCCTGTTGCGCCGCCCGCGCGTGGCCGTGGTGACCGATGAGACGGTGGGGGCACTCCACCTGGAGACATTGCGCGCAGGGCTTGCTGCGGCCGGGATCAGCATGGAGGCGCTCGCCCTGCCGCCCGGTGAGAGCACGAAGAGCTGGCCGCAGCTTGAGAGAACTGTGTCGTGGCTCTTGGATCAACGCGTTGAGCGCGGTGATGTGGTCGTGGCCTTTGGCGGCGGTGTGATTGGTGATCTGGTGGGGTTTGCGGCGGCCATCCTGCGGCGTGGCGTGCGCTTCGTTCAGGTGCCGACCTCCCTTTTGGCGCAGGTCGACAGCTCCGTGGGCGGCAAGACGGGCATCAATGCGCGCCAAGGCAAGAACCTCATCGGCGCGTTTCACCAACCCAGCCTTGTTCTGGCTGACACCGACGTGCTCGGCACGCTACGCCCGCGCGATTATCTTGCGGGTTACGGCGAGGTGGTGAAATACGGGCTTCTTGGGGATGCGGCGTTTTTCGACTGGCTTGAGGTGGAGGGGCCGCGCGCCGCCGCCGGGGATATGGCCGCGCGCATTGCCGCCGTGCGCCGCTCGGTCGAGATGAAATCCGAGATCGTTGTCCGCGACGAGACAGAGCAGGGCGACCGCGCCTTGCTAAACCTCGGCCATACGTTCTGCCACGCGCTTGAGGCGGCGACGGGCTATTCCAACCGGCTTTTGCACGGCGAAGGCGTGGCCATCGGATGCGCCATGGCGTTTGAGCTGTCGGCGCGGCTCGGGCTTTGCAGCCAAGAGGCGCCGAGCCGGGTGCGCGCGCATTTGCGCGAGATGGGGATGAAAGTGGATCTGACTGATATTGCCGGAGATCTGCCCGATGCAAAGGGACTGCTTGCGTTGATGGCGCAGGATAAAAAGGTTGTCGACGGTCAGCTTCGTTTCATCCTCGCCCGCGATATTGGTGCGGCATTCGTCACATCGGACGTGCCGCGCGATGCGGTACTCGGCGTTTTGCAGGACGCGCTTAGCCTGCGGTGA
- the tyrS gene encoding tyrosine--tRNA ligase — translation MTYHPKSEFLRIMIERSFLADCTDMQGLDDAMMAGVVPTYIGYDATAKSLHIGHLLNIMMLRWLQKSGHKPITLMGGGTTKVGDPSFRADERPLLTPQVINENIEGMQQVFARYLSYGDNATDAMMVNNAEWLDGLNYLEFLRDIGRHFSVNRMLSFESVKSRLDREQSLSFLEFNYMILQAYDFMELNRRYGCMLQMGGSDQWGNIVNGIDLTRRVIHGEVFGLTSPLLTTSDGKKMGKSQDGAVWLNGDMCSPYTFWQFWRNTTDADTGRFLKLYTELPVEECDRLGALGGAEINASKVILANEVTTLLHGRAAAEAAEATAHEVFEKGGIGDDLPTLELSEAELSDGISIVQILVRAGLAKSGKEAKRLIAEHGARMDDVPLSDAGLMLTAAALAEPVRLSAGKKRHALVKRAG, via the coding sequence ATGACCTACCATCCGAAATCTGAGTTCCTGCGCATCATGATTGAGCGCAGCTTTCTTGCCGATTGCACTGATATGCAAGGGCTGGACGACGCGATGATGGCGGGGGTGGTGCCAACCTATATCGGCTATGACGCGACAGCGAAATCCCTGCATATCGGCCATTTGCTGAACATCATGATGCTGCGCTGGTTGCAAAAGAGCGGGCACAAGCCGATTACTTTGATGGGCGGCGGCACCACAAAGGTAGGCGATCCCAGTTTTCGCGCGGACGAGCGACCCCTGCTGACCCCGCAGGTGATAAACGAGAACATTGAAGGCATGCAGCAGGTCTTCGCGCGGTATCTGAGCTATGGCGACAATGCGACCGATGCGATGATGGTCAACAATGCCGAATGGCTTGACGGGCTGAATTACCTTGAGTTCCTGCGCGACATCGGGCGGCATTTCTCCGTCAACCGGATGCTGTCATTTGAATCCGTGAAATCGCGGCTGGACCGGGAGCAATCGCTGAGCTTTCTTGAGTTCAACTACATGATTTTGCAAGCTTATGACTTCATGGAGCTGAATCGGCGCTATGGGTGCATGTTGCAAATGGGCGGCTCGGATCAATGGGGCAATATCGTCAACGGGATCGACCTCACCCGCCGGGTGATCCATGGCGAAGTCTTTGGCCTGACCTCGCCGCTCCTGACCACATCGGACGGCAAGAAGATGGGCAAAAGCCAGGATGGCGCCGTGTGGCTGAATGGGGATATGTGCAGCCCCTATACGTTCTGGCAGTTTTGGCGGAACACGACAGATGCCGATACGGGCCGGTTTTTGAAGCTCTACACGGAGCTGCCCGTGGAGGAATGCGACCGGCTTGGGGCCCTCGGCGGAGCTGAGATAAACGCGTCCAAGGTTATTTTGGCCAATGAGGTGACGACCCTCTTGCACGGGCGCGCGGCGGCGGAGGCCGCAGAGGCCACGGCGCATGAGGTGTTCGAGAAGGGCGGCATTGGGGATGATTTGCCCACGCTGGAGTTGTCGGAGGCAGAGCTGTCCGACGGCATATCGATCGTGCAGATTCTGGTGCGCGCGGGGCTCGCCAAGTCGGGCAAAGAGGCCAAGCGGCTGATCGCAGAGCACGGCGCGCGGATGGATGATGTACCTTTGAGCGATGCGGGGTTGATGCTGACTGCGGCGGCCTTGGCCGAGCCTGTGAGGCTGAGCGCGGGCAAGAAGCGGCATGCTTTGGTGAAGCGCGCGGGCTGA
- a CDS encoding anhydro-N-acetylmuramic acid kinase, producing the protein MQKTKGKGERLWAMGAMSGTSLDGVDAALIETDGHDIFAFGASQYRAYSADEQRVLSAALGKWPGEDLGAAEDIVMRAHLDAMAQLESAALAGFHGQTLAHDPRGRGTHQIGDGAALAEALSLPVVWDFRSADVELGGQGAPLAPFYHFACARHIGAKAPLAFLNLGGVGNITWIDPAKDSPEAEGALLAFDTGPANAPINDLMMARRGVPFDEGGALARKGVVAEGALELFLDEAYFRKIPPKSLDRDAFADMIELVRELSDADAAATLTAMSAAGVLQAMEHCPSPPERMLVTGGGRHNPVLMEMLRAALDCPVEPVEAVGLDGDMLEAQAFAFLAVRVARGLPTSCPGTTGVRAAVSGGTLSRPDLGVREA; encoded by the coding sequence ATGCAGAAGACCAAAGGCAAGGGCGAGCGCCTCTGGGCGATGGGTGCCATGTCGGGCACGTCGCTTGATGGGGTGGACGCGGCACTGATCGAGACGGATGGCCATGATATATTTGCTTTTGGCGCATCGCAGTACCGGGCCTATAGCGCCGACGAACAGCGGGTTCTGAGCGCCGCTTTGGGAAAATGGCCGGGTGAGGATCTGGGTGCTGCGGAAGATATCGTGATGCGCGCGCATCTGGATGCGATGGCGCAGCTTGAAAGTGCGGCACTGGCCGGGTTTCACGGCCAGACCCTCGCGCATGATCCGCGTGGGCGCGGCACGCATCAGATCGGAGATGGCGCGGCATTGGCGGAGGCTTTGAGCCTGCCGGTTGTATGGGATTTTCGCAGCGCGGATGTGGAGCTTGGTGGGCAGGGCGCGCCGCTGGCACCGTTTTATCATTTCGCCTGCGCGCGCCATATCGGGGCCAAAGCCCCCTTGGCGTTTCTCAATCTGGGCGGGGTGGGCAATATCACTTGGATTGACCCTGCCAAGGACAGCCCCGAGGCCGAAGGCGCGCTTTTAGCCTTTGACACCGGGCCTGCCAATGCGCCGATCAATGATCTTATGATGGCGCGGCGCGGGGTGCCTTTTGACGAAGGCGGCGCACTGGCCCGCAAAGGCGTGGTGGCCGAGGGGGCTTTGGAGCTTTTCCTCGACGAGGCTTATTTTCGCAAGATACCGCCCAAATCGCTGGATCGCGATGCGTTTGCCGACATGATTGAGTTGGTGCGCGAGCTGAGCGATGCGGATGCCGCCGCCACTCTTACCGCGATGAGTGCGGCGGGCGTCTTGCAGGCGATGGAGCATTGCCCAAGCCCGCCCGAACGGATGCTGGTCACGGGTGGTGGGCGGCATAATCCGGTGCTGATGGAGATGCTGCGCGCAGCTCTTGATTGCCCCGTTGAGCCTGTGGAGGCGGTGGGGCTTGATGGTGATATGCTGGAGGCACAGGCCTTTGCGTTCCTTGCCGTGCGGGTGGCGCGGGGGTTGCCCACGTCCTGTCCGGGCACCACAGGCGTGCGGGCGGCGGTGTCTGGCGGCACGCTTAGCCGGCCCGATCTGGGCGTCAGGGAGGCGTGA
- a CDS encoding maleate cis-trans isomerase family protein, which yields MEYTLNQGAAGGVRLGLIVLQTDETLEFEAWQVLAGRDAALFHTRIPNAHDVTPETLAAMANEMPKTAALLPEGLDAVGYGCTSGATVIGSDAVAGLVARAHPKAAVTDPIRAVVAALHALGAVKIAMVTPYVPSVTAPMRALLGRSGIDVVSEISFSEGNDWRVARIDPASTRAAMLGAAEAGQAAGAEAIFASCTNLQTFSIIDGVEAETGLPVVSSNQALLWHLLKVSGARAQGWGPGRLFTL from the coding sequence ATGGAATACACGCTTAACCAAGGAGCGGCGGGCGGGGTGCGGCTTGGCCTCATCGTGCTGCAAACCGACGAGACGCTTGAATTTGAGGCGTGGCAGGTTCTGGCCGGGCGCGATGCAGCGCTTTTTCATACGCGCATACCCAATGCGCATGACGTCACCCCCGAGACACTGGCCGCGATGGCGAATGAGATGCCAAAGACGGCAGCGCTTTTGCCCGAGGGGTTGGATGCTGTGGGCTATGGCTGCACCTCTGGGGCCACGGTCATAGGCTCAGACGCGGTGGCGGGGTTGGTGGCGCGCGCGCATCCCAAGGCGGCTGTGACGGACCCGATCCGCGCGGTGGTGGCGGCGTTGCATGCGCTCGGGGCCGTAAAAATCGCGATGGTCACGCCCTATGTGCCCAGCGTGACGGCCCCGATGCGCGCGCTCTTGGGGCGCAGCGGCATCGACGTGGTCTCCGAGATCAGCTTTTCTGAGGGCAATGATTGGCGCGTGGCGCGGATTGATCCGGCCTCCACCCGCGCGGCGATGCTCGGCGCGGCAGAGGCCGGACAGGCGGCGGGGGCCGAGGCGATCTTTGCCAGCTGCACGAATTTGCAGACGTTTTCCATCATCGACGGCGTTGAGGCCGAGACGGGCCTGCCAGTCGTCAGTTCCAATCAGGCGTTGCTGTGGCATCTGCTCAAGGTGTCGGGCGCTCGGGCGCAGGGCTGGGGTCCGGGGCGGCTTTTCACCCTCTGA
- a CDS encoding vWA domain-containing protein has product MFLPFFESLRAARVPVSLREYLTFLEAVGAGLVTYDIEGFYYLARSAMVKDERHIDRFDRAFAAAFSGLEAISADEVLDAVDLPAEWLEKLAEKHLSPEEKAEIEALGGFDKLMETLKERLKEQQGRHQGGSKWIGTAGTSPFGAYGYNPEGVRIGQDESRHQRAVKVWDKREFRNLDDGVEIGTRNIKVALKRLRQWVRDSAHEELDLDGTIRATAEQGYLDVQTRPERRNAARVLLFLDVGGSMDPHIKVVEELFSAARSEFKHLEYYYFHNCLYEGVWRDNTRRWDAQTPTDEVLRTYGPEYKCIFVGDAAMSPYEVAFAGGANEHWNPEAGQVWLERARAQWPANLWINPVPERQWDYTQSTHMIREIFENQMVPMTLEGLDRGMKTLVR; this is encoded by the coding sequence ATGTTCCTACCGTTCTTTGAGAGCCTCCGCGCCGCCCGTGTCCCGGTCTCCTTGCGCGAATACCTGACCTTTCTTGAGGCGGTCGGCGCGGGCCTTGTGACCTATGACATTGAAGGCTTCTACTATCTCGCGCGCAGCGCGATGGTGAAGGACGAGCGCCATATCGACCGCTTCGACCGTGCCTTCGCCGCCGCCTTCTCCGGGCTTGAGGCGATCAGCGCTGATGAGGTACTGGACGCCGTCGACCTGCCCGCAGAGTGGCTGGAAAAGCTTGCCGAGAAGCACCTCAGCCCCGAGGAAAAAGCCGAGATCGAAGCCCTTGGCGGGTTCGACAAGCTGATGGAGACCCTCAAGGAACGCCTCAAGGAGCAGCAGGGCCGCCACCAGGGGGGCAGCAAATGGATCGGCACGGCAGGCACCTCGCCGTTTGGAGCCTATGGATACAACCCCGAAGGCGTGCGAATCGGGCAGGACGAGAGCCGCCACCAACGCGCGGTCAAGGTCTGGGACAAGCGCGAGTTCCGCAACCTTGATGACGGGGTGGAAATCGGCACGCGCAACATCAAAGTGGCGCTCAAGCGCCTGCGCCAATGGGTGCGCGACAGCGCCCATGAGGAGCTTGATCTGGATGGCACGATCCGCGCCACCGCCGAGCAGGGCTATCTTGACGTGCAAACCCGGCCCGAGCGGCGCAACGCGGCGCGGGTCCTTCTTTTCCTCGATGTGGGCGGCTCGATGGACCCGCATATCAAAGTGGTGGAGGAGCTTTTTTCCGCCGCGCGCTCCGAGTTCAAGCATCTGGAGTATTACTATTTCCACAATTGCCTCTATGAGGGCGTGTGGCGCGACAATACCCGCCGCTGGGACGCGCAAACCCCGACCGATGAGGTCCTGCGCACTTACGGCCCCGAATACAAATGCATCTTCGTCGGAGACGCAGCCATGTCGCCCTATGAGGTCGCCTTTGCGGGCGGCGCGAACGAGCATTGGAACCCGGAAGCGGGTCAAGTCTGGCTGGAGCGTGCCCGCGCACAATGGCCCGCCAACCTCTGGATCAACCCGGTGCCCGAGCGCCAATGGGACTATACACAATCCACCCATATGATCCGCGAGATCTTTGAGAACCAGATGGTGCCGATGACGCTCGAAGGGCTGGACCGGGGTATGAAAACCCTCGTCCGGTGA
- a CDS encoding DUF2927 domain-containing protein — protein sequence MRRMILPICLMLGACMPGTSGEITSRAATGDVSVMPPMKSFSVPRPAAPQRSNVDLARDFIDLSMQLESGRQLAVLSRFETPITVRVTGAPPATLLPDLNRLLHRMRNEAGINIRQVQGQAANITIEAVSRADIRRHLPQAACFVVPNISNLAEYRQARRARLTSWSALETRKRIAIFVPNDTSPQEVRDCLHEELAQAVGPLNDLYRLSDSVFNDDNVHTVLTGFDMLMLRAFYAPELRSGMSRRQVAERIPGILRRLNPAGENIAPRHPTTTPRAWIRAIQTALGPGAGPMQRRQAAETALDIAETVGWTDHRRAFSHYAIGRLSQNTDPEYAQNQFAAADAYYRRTPGTEMHRAHTAAQLAAYAISRGNGEDALTLLGPQISVAETHENAALLAQLMMLRAEALELTGRVAEARSVRLDSLGWARYGYGADWAVRAKLREVSALNPLKGPNG from the coding sequence ATGCGTCGAATGATCTTGCCGATTTGCCTCATGCTGGGGGCGTGTATGCCCGGCACATCCGGAGAGATCACATCGCGCGCCGCGACTGGCGATGTCAGCGTGATGCCCCCGATGAAATCCTTCTCCGTGCCGCGCCCTGCCGCGCCGCAACGCTCCAACGTGGATCTCGCGCGCGACTTTATCGATCTAAGTATGCAACTCGAATCCGGTCGCCAGCTTGCGGTTCTGTCGCGGTTTGAGACGCCGATCACCGTGCGTGTCACCGGCGCACCGCCCGCGACCCTCCTGCCCGACCTCAACCGCCTGTTGCACCGTATGCGCAATGAGGCCGGCATCAATATCCGGCAGGTGCAGGGTCAGGCCGCCAACATCACCATTGAGGCGGTCAGCCGCGCCGATATCCGCCGTCATTTGCCGCAGGCTGCGTGTTTCGTCGTGCCCAACATCTCAAATCTCGCCGAATACCGTCAGGCCCGCCGCGCACGTCTGACAAGCTGGAGCGCGTTGGAGACCCGCAAGCGCATTGCCATTTTTGTGCCCAATGATACCAGCCCCCAAGAGGTGCGTGATTGCCTGCACGAGGAGCTGGCACAGGCCGTGGGCCCGCTCAACGATCTCTATCGCCTCTCGGACAGCGTCTTCAATGACGACAATGTTCACACCGTCCTCACCGGCTTTGACATGCTGATGCTGCGCGCCTTCTACGCACCAGAGCTGCGCTCGGGCATGTCTCGCAGGCAGGTGGCCGAGCGTATCCCCGGCATCCTGCGTCGGCTCAATCCCGCAGGCGAGAACATCGCGCCCCGCCACCCCACCACGACACCGCGCGCATGGATCAGGGCGATCCAGACCGCGCTTGGACCGGGCGCTGGCCCCATGCAACGCCGTCAGGCAGCCGAAACCGCGCTCGATATCGCCGAGACTGTCGGTTGGACCGATCACCGCCGCGCGTTCTCGCATTATGCCATCGGACGGCTCAGCCAGAACACCGATCCCGAATATGCGCAGAACCAGTTTGCCGCCGCCGATGCCTATTACCGCCGCACCCCCGGCACCGAAATGCACCGCGCCCACACCGCGGCACAACTCGCCGCCTATGCCATTTCGCGCGGGAACGGTGAAGACGCCCTGACGCTGCTCGGTCCGCAGATTTCTGTGGCTGAAACCCACGAGAACGCTGCCCTTTTGGCGCAGCTTATGATGCTGCGTGCCGAGGCGCTGGAGCTTACGGGACGCGTGGCCGAAGCACGCTCCGTCCGGCTGGACAGCCTTGGCTGGGCACGGTACGGATATGGCGCGGATTGGGCCGTGCGTGCAAAGCTGCGCGAGGTCTCGGCCCTGAACCCGCTCAAAGGTCCAAACGGGTGA